A portion of the Bdellovibrionota bacterium genome contains these proteins:
- a CDS encoding metallopeptidase family protein, protein MNRPLFEQMVAEVLDELPGEFSEKIENVDFVVETEPSTETRKSMKIDSGTLLLGLYHGVPLPLRTSLGYSGVLPDRITIYQKHVEALARTPDKVRATLKRTILHEIAHYFGISDRRLKDLGVY, encoded by the coding sequence ATGAATCGACCGCTCTTCGAGCAAATGGTGGCTGAAGTCCTGGATGAACTTCCCGGCGAGTTTTCCGAAAAGATCGAGAACGTGGACTTTGTCGTCGAAACGGAGCCGTCCACGGAAACGCGGAAGTCGATGAAGATCGATTCGGGAACGTTGCTCCTCGGCCTCTATCACGGTGTTCCGCTCCCGCTCCGAACGAGCCTCGGTTATTCCGGAGTCCTCCCCGATCGCATCACCATTTACCAGAAGCATGTCGAAGCTCTGGCACGCACGCCCGATAAGGTTCGCGCGACATTAAAGCGGACGATTCTGCATGAAATCGCCCACTATTTCGGAATTTCAGACCGAAGGTTGAAGGATCTCGGCGTTTACTGA
- a CDS encoding RsmE family RNA methyltransferase yields MRTHRLFQEDLGNVGERLPLTAENVRIARSVLRLRNGDRVQLMNGKGGLSVAELLEAGRQRGTVLILDQTVASAVWPSLTLLQGLPKGDKSSWIVQKVVECGVERILFVDTEHTVPKRPEGAKRWTRIAVEALRQSGNPFLPEIVGPLPLSEGIAKIKSELLLMLDETEKSRRMRDFAGEKIPSSIALAVGPEGGWSSGDREILRQAGFRSAQLGPYVLRTETAALAAVAAARAIWG; encoded by the coding sequence GTGCGCACTCATCGTCTATTTCAGGAAGACCTGGGAAACGTAGGTGAACGGCTTCCCCTCACAGCCGAAAACGTTCGGATCGCCAGGTCCGTGCTCCGTTTGCGCAACGGGGACCGGGTTCAACTGATGAACGGAAAGGGGGGCCTCTCTGTGGCCGAGTTGCTCGAAGCGGGGCGACAGCGAGGCACGGTTTTGATTCTCGACCAGACGGTTGCGTCGGCGGTATGGCCCTCCCTGACGCTGCTCCAGGGACTGCCGAAGGGAGACAAATCCTCGTGGATCGTTCAAAAGGTTGTGGAGTGCGGAGTGGAGAGAATTCTTTTTGTCGACACGGAACATACCGTCCCCAAGCGGCCGGAAGGCGCCAAACGCTGGACGCGAATCGCCGTGGAGGCCTTGCGGCAAAGCGGAAATCCATTCCTGCCGGAAATCGTCGGGCCTCTCCCGCTCTCCGAAGGGATAGCCAAAATTAAATCTGAACTCTTGCTTATGCTCGACGAAACCGAAAAGAGCCGCCGAATGCGGGATTTCGCCGGTGAAAAAATCCCATCGTCGATTGCGCTGGCCGTCGGTCCCGAGGGGGGATGGTCCTCCGGAGATCGTGAGATCCTTCGTCAGGCCGGCTTTCGGTCGGCGCAATTGGGACCGTATGTCCTACGTACCGAGACGGCTGCTTTGGCGGCGGTGGCGGCGGCCCGGGCGATCTGGGGATGA